In Oscillatoria acuminata PCC 6304, a single window of DNA contains:
- a CDS encoding Uma2 family endonuclease: protein MVTTPQTTQVIYPDCDGNPMSDNTRQFRWIVVIKENLEILFDDDPNVFVAGDLLWYPIEGNNKLRQAPDVMVAIGRPKGDRGSYKQWEEGNIPPQVVFEILSPGNRLKEMVKKQQFYDRYGVEEYYIFDPDRLDFNGWLRNQAGSLELIEQPENWTSPRLGIRFELLDDQFTIYRPDGERFLTPTELAKQAEQQCQEAQQQRQEAEQQRQEAEQQRQRAESAEARLRELEARLRELEGDRHPEG from the coding sequence ATGGTAACCACCCCTCAAACCACCCAGGTGATATACCCCGATTGTGACGGAAATCCCATGTCTGATAATACGCGCCAATTTCGTTGGATTGTGGTGATTAAAGAGAATTTAGAAATTCTGTTTGACGATGATCCGAATGTCTTTGTAGCGGGGGATTTACTTTGGTATCCCATCGAAGGAAATAATAAACTGCGTCAAGCGCCTGATGTGATGGTGGCGATCGGACGACCTAAAGGCGATCGCGGGTCTTATAAGCAATGGGAAGAAGGGAACATTCCTCCCCAAGTGGTGTTTGAAATTCTCTCCCCTGGCAATCGTCTCAAGGAGATGGTGAAGAAACAACAGTTTTATGACCGCTATGGGGTAGAAGAATATTATATTTTCGACCCTGATCGCCTGGATTTCAATGGTTGGCTACGCAATCAGGCGGGTTCCCTGGAACTAATTGAACAGCCCGAAAACTGGACGAGTCCCCGGTTAGGGATTCGCTTTGAACTCCTGGATGATCAGTTCACCATTTACCGTCCTGATGGTGAGAGATTTCTGACTCCCACGGAGTTAGCCAAACAAGCTGAACAACAATGCCAGGAGGCTCAACAGCAACGGCAGGAGGCTGAACAACAACGGCAGGAGGCTGAACAACAACGTCAACGAGCGGAGTCAGCGGAAGCACGTCTGCGGGAATTGGAGGCTCGTTTACGGGAACTAGAGGGCGATCGGCATCCTGAAGGGTAA
- a CDS encoding IS630 family transposase: MPAANCLTPEQVKKLQKSLKEEPNGEIRERILMLLLLNDGKTQAKIAQFIGCSINTVCHWCIHGNPDNLESLKDKRMEGNNKKATEEYVNLLLETLSKEPTELGYEFGRWTGHRLATYLHEITGIQLSGSQIRRILAKKKYVYIWGKYSLESKRDEEERKEFKKKLSEYLRIEKETPELLQVWFWDESGFSLRVIRRKNWCKKGKRKQIRGDRRNGRVNVMGGIRYSDKKRFVEFLKTSNSESFYNVLQVFYQELIQEWCDSGKSAHDFSEKGPKIIIILDNASFHKKAEFIQKIGENMPNIQLEFLPKYSPDYNLIELVWHSAKEYIAHRLFTSIEDLEVLLHKLLNEGELIIRWSRKLKNKGNAVIPI; the protein is encoded by the coding sequence ATGCCAGCTGCCAATTGTTTAACGCCCGAACAAGTCAAAAAACTTCAAAAATCCCTGAAAGAGGAACCCAATGGGGAGATCCGAGAAAGGATCTTAATGCTTCTCTTACTGAACGACGGGAAGACTCAAGCTAAAATCGCTCAATTTATTGGCTGCTCCATCAATACAGTATGCCATTGGTGTATTCATGGAAACCCCGATAATCTGGAAAGTTTAAAAGACAAGAGGATGGAAGGTAATAACAAAAAGGCCACTGAAGAGTATGTCAACCTTTTATTGGAAACCCTATCCAAAGAACCGACGGAGTTAGGATATGAATTTGGACGATGGACGGGTCATAGATTAGCTACTTATTTGCATGAAATAACCGGAATTCAACTGAGTGGCTCCCAAATTAGGAGGATATTAGCTAAAAAAAAGTATGTCTATATTTGGGGAAAATATAGCTTAGAGTCCAAGAGGGATGAGGAAGAGAGAAAAGAGTTTAAGAAAAAATTATCCGAGTATTTAAGGATAGAAAAAGAAACACCAGAGCTTTTACAGGTATGGTTTTGGGACGAAAGTGGATTTAGTTTAAGAGTAATAAGAAGAAAAAATTGGTGTAAAAAAGGAAAGCGGAAGCAGATAAGGGGTGATAGGAGAAACGGACGGGTCAATGTCATGGGGGGAATTCGATATTCTGACAAAAAAAGATTTGTGGAATTTTTAAAGACCAGCAATTCTGAAAGTTTTTATAATGTTTTACAAGTTTTTTATCAAGAGCTAATCCAGGAATGGTGCGATTCGGGAAAATCTGCCCATGATTTTTCAGAAAAAGGACCGAAAATTATTATTATTCTTGATAATGCCAGTTTTCATAAAAAGGCAGAGTTTATCCAAAAAATTGGGGAAAATATGCCAAATATTCAATTAGAATTTCTTCCGAAATATAGCCCGGACTACAACTTGATAGAGTTGGTTTGGCACTCAGCTAAAGAGTATATTGCTCATCGACTATTTACCTCTATTGAAGATTTAGAGGTTTTATTACATAAGCTCTTAAATGAAGGAGAACTAATTATTCGCTGGTCCCGTAAATTAAAAAATAAGGGAAACGCAGTTATCCCAATTTAA
- a CDS encoding HEAT repeat domain-containing protein, which translates to MKPKQSQNEQHPQDIQPERGSALFTRQEETVEERFTSQKFLQQIIGNRTEKKIAIIGEPGAGKTTLLQKLAFWLLQKTDDLVIWVDLAELGGQSVGEYLQEKWLKAALVGQSREEITADWEQKFKGGAVWLLLDGLDEMSQSDQQALKFRGWVTDAQMIVTCRLNLWQANPSQLQGFQTYLTQPFQNEQMQKFIHRWFPGLVEAGEAALLAESLWSELQAAEKERIKDLCRNPLRLTLLCATWKVDNALPETMAELYEGFVESIYAWKEKKFEVTEEEKEQLNEGLGALAKASLEAETSRFRLTHESVCDYLGKPKAKGSLCFLALKLGWLNEVGVAQENRREKVYAFYHATFQEYFAALAVEDWDYFLDHVPHKPSSGTYRIFEPQWKQVILLWLGRKKKKDEEKEAFDEEKEAFIEKLINFEDGVGNFYGYQAYFLAAAGINEFKDYSWAMEIVQQVVKLGFGDFNPETQKWLNPLGLIIEEIGEGARKAIEETIRPLAISALIDFLDRCPYRSTRMQAAERLKKIDPGSPEAILLKVCVPCPDSYPWIQAAKSLGKIDLCNQKARSILVEILCTTKNENTERLALETLAEIDPGNQTAIQWLVSLIESNDAFTPRSAAESLREIGRGNPEAIEALVNLIATTNNERTRWWAVWTLGEIGRGNPEEIEALVNLITTENEDIRQQAAESLGKIGQGNEEVTRTLVNLIENSKDEDIRRVAAESLGKIDPGNQEAIKALVNLITNTENEDTRRVAAESLGKIGQDNQDATTALVNLITTENEDTRRVAAESLGKIDPGNQEAIKALVNLIENTENKDTRQQAAESLGKIGQGNQEAILALVNLIATTKDQFSRVAAARSLGKIGQGNQEAILALVNLIATTKDQFTWGWPVWSLGNILTTGPQYLKVVSALKHNLSDAVDENDFDRFKASYKVIWNCAENLPYPEFHEAWHKPLTTPHPKVTEQTQGGHNSTVDSLETKPIDICLQLQNLPIFCLNATILTDETDPSEIAQTLCQLIWETAFPDKDYPKEVTTASKLREQLKTLTLRHNLPKLPILITHCHPSSELIVFCRKLTNIVAIAWLTDEPLKAPLKGFPPNQPHLISGIQTWLKEI; encoded by the coding sequence GTGAAACCGAAACAGAGTCAGAACGAACAACACCCCCAAGACATTCAGCCAGAACGGGGGTCAGCCTTGTTCACCAGGCAAGAAGAAACAGTTGAGGAACGGTTTACTTCCCAAAAGTTTCTCCAACAAATCATCGGCAACCGCACTGAGAAAAAGATTGCCATTATTGGAGAACCGGGGGCGGGGAAAACTACCTTACTCCAGAAATTAGCCTTTTGGTTATTACAGAAAACCGATGATTTAGTGATCTGGGTTGACTTGGCAGAATTGGGTGGTCAATCCGTGGGAGAGTATTTACAGGAAAAATGGCTCAAAGCGGCATTAGTGGGGCAGTCCAGAGAGGAAATTACGGCAGACTGGGAGCAGAAATTTAAAGGGGGTGCAGTTTGGTTGCTCTTGGATGGCTTGGATGAGATGAGCCAGAGTGACCAACAGGCTTTAAAATTCCGGGGTTGGGTGACGGATGCCCAGATGATTGTCACCTGTCGCTTGAATTTGTGGCAAGCCAACCCCAGCCAGTTACAGGGGTTTCAAACCTATCTCACCCAACCGTTTCAGAATGAACAGATGCAAAAGTTTATCCATCGGTGGTTTCCGGGGTTGGTTGAGGCGGGAGAGGCTGCACTGTTGGCGGAATCGTTGTGGTCAGAATTGCAAGCTGCGGAGAAGGAACGGATTAAAGATTTATGCCGCAATCCCCTACGGTTAACGTTGTTATGTGCGACTTGGAAGGTGGATAATGCTCTGCCGGAAACGATGGCGGAGTTATATGAGGGTTTTGTGGAGTCGATTTATGCGTGGAAAGAAAAAAAGTTTGAGGTAACGGAGGAGGAAAAGGAACAGTTAAATGAGGGTTTGGGGGCGTTGGCGAAGGCATCCCTGGAGGCGGAAACGAGTCGATTTCGGTTAACTCATGAGTCGGTGTGTGACTATTTGGGGAAACCGAAGGCGAAGGGGTCTTTGTGTTTCTTAGCGTTAAAGTTGGGCTGGTTGAATGAGGTGGGGGTGGCGCAGGAAAATCGCAGAGAAAAGGTTTATGCGTTTTATCATGCCACGTTTCAGGAGTATTTTGCAGCATTGGCGGTGGAGGATTGGGATTATTTTCTGGATCATGTACCGCATAAACCCAGTTCGGGGACTTATCGTATTTTTGAACCACAGTGGAAGCAGGTGATTTTATTGTGGTTGGGGCGTAAGAAAAAGAAGGATGAGGAGAAGGAGGCTTTTGATGAGGAAAAAGAGGCTTTTATTGAGAAGTTGATTAATTTTGAAGATGGAGTCGGAAATTTTTATGGATATCAAGCCTATTTTTTAGCTGCGGCAGGAATTAATGAATTTAAGGATTATTCCTGGGCGATGGAGATTGTTCAGCAAGTAGTGAAATTAGGGTTTGGTGATTTCAATCCTGAAACGCAAAAATGGCTAAACCCTTTAGGCCTAATCATCGAAGAAATCGGAGAAGGTGCGAGAAAGGCGATCGAAGAAACTATCCGACCCCTGGCTATTTCCGCGCTGATCGATTTTCTTGACCGTTGCCCATATCGATCCACTCGGATGCAGGCAGCAGAGCGTTTAAAGAAAATCGATCCAGGAAGTCCCGAGGCGATACTGCTCAAAGTTTGTGTGCCTTGCCCAGATTCATACCCTTGGATACAGGCCGCAAAGAGTTTAGGGAAAATCGATCTATGCAACCAAAAGGCAAGATCGATACTGGTCGAAATTCTCTGCACCACTAAGAATGAAAATACCGAGAGGTTGGCACTAGAGACTTTAGCGGAAATCGATCCAGGCAACCAAACGGCAATCCAGTGGTTGGTCTCTCTTATCGAAAGTAACGATGCATTTACCCCGAGGTCTGCGGCAGAAAGTTTAAGGGAAATCGGACGAGGCAACCCAGAGGCGATCGAGGCGTTGGTTAATCTTATCGCCACGACTAACAACGAACGTACCCGGTGGTGGGCAGTATGGACTTTAGGGGAAATCGGACGAGGCAACCCAGAGGAGATCGAGGCGTTGGTCAATCTGATCACCACTGAGAATGAAGATATCCGTCAGCAGGCAGCAGAGAGTTTAGGGAAAATCGGACAAGGCAACGAAGAGGTGACTCGAACGTTGGTCAATCTTATCGAAAACAGTAAGGATGAAGATATCCGGAGGGTAGCGGCAGAGAGTTTAGGGAAAATCGATCCAGGTAACCAAGAGGCGATCAAGGCGTTGGTCAATCTTATCACCAACACTGAGAATGAAGATACCAGGAGGGTCGCGGCAGAGAGTTTAGGGAAAATCGGACAAGACAACCAAGACGCGACCACAGCGTTGGTCAATCTGATCACCACTGAGAATGAAGATACCAGGAGGGTCGCGGCAGAGAGTTTAGGGAAAATCGATCCAGGTAACCAAGAGGCGATCAAGGCGTTGGTCAATCTTATCGAAAACACTGAGAATAAAGATACCCGTCAGCAGGCGGCAGAGAGTTTAGGGAAAATCGGACAAGGCAACCAAGAGGCGATCCTAGCGTTGGTCAATCTTATCGCCACCACTAAGGATCAATTTAGCCGGGTGGCAGCGGCAAGGAGTTTAGGGAAAATCGGACAAGGCAACCAAGAGGCGATCCTAGCGTTGGTCAATCTTATCGCCACCACTAAGGATCAATTTACCTGGGGGTGGCCAGTATGGAGTTTAGGGAACATCCTCACTACAGGTCCACAATATCTAAAGGTCGTGTCCGCCTTAAAACACAACCTCAGCGATGCAGTTGATGAAAACGACTTTGACCGATTTAAAGCATCCTACAAAGTCATCTGGAACTGTGCCGAAAATCTCCCTTATCCCGAATTTCATGAAGCATGGCACAAACCCCTCACTACTCCCCATCCCAAAGTCACCGAACAAACACAAGGGGGTCATAATTCAACTGTTGATAGCTTAGAAACTAAACCGATAGATATTTGTCTCCAACTGCAAAATCTCCCGATTTTTTGCCTCAATGCCACTATCCTCACTGACGAAACGGACCCCAGCGAAATCGCCCAAACCCTCTGCCAACTCATCTGGGAGACAGCTTTCCCCGATAAAGACTACCCCAAAGAAGTCACAACAGCCAGTAAACTGCGGGAACAGTTAAAAACCCTCACACTTCGCCATAATCTCCCTAAACTCCCTATCCTGATTACCCATTGCCATCCCAGCAGTGAACTCATAGTCTTTTGTCGCAAACTCACCAACATTGTTGCGATCGCCTGGTTAACCGACGAACCTCTCAAAGCACCCTTAAAAGGCTTTCCCCCCAATCAACCTCATCTGATATCTGGGATTCAAACCTGGTTAAAGGAGATTTGA